A stretch of the bacterium genome encodes the following:
- a CDS encoding tetratricopeptide repeat protein, with amino-acid sequence MQRVEPSTSQKNAVKMVPRETEFTEHDYVRFRDLVRMRSGIYFGERKRNDLKSGVLKAFHYSGMHSLGEYYDALANGFTHSTLFKTLISFLTVGETYFFRHFDVIEKEILPRLVKAHHHDKSLRIWSAGCSTGEEPYTVAMVLHNIIPDFKNWSLTIVGTDINVNSLSYAKEGIYRPWSLRSIPDSYKNKYFAKKEGLYYLNPEIRSMVRFDYLNLVEECYPAADNMTMELDMILCRNVTIYFEAQTTIHVINRFYQALKERSYLAVGHAEPSSLIYDAYVPEIYPDAVLYRRDSAAKRDLHYKTGIRIRREAAERVKPAYSMTKSITPHLEDLQKQLQKMQDDFVAMPKPESSAIREKLSKKSEELSPKVEEDKRRGHDSEAELFSKGIELFTLKDFKGSLDHFMRLLDEYPSNGRAAYMIAHIHANLDNVAVAKEYCYRAINQDSLLLEAYYLLGLIFKEEKNFDESIKMLKKAIYIEANFAIGYYELAVNYFKMENTVQARKYLKQTESILKSLTPDERVGVLDDLTARELRMMVSMWDK; translated from the coding sequence ATGCAACGAGTTGAACCATCAACATCACAAAAAAACGCTGTGAAAATGGTTCCGCGTGAAACGGAGTTTACGGAACACGATTACGTGCGCTTTCGCGATCTGGTTCGAATGCGTAGCGGGATTTATTTCGGTGAACGCAAACGAAACGATCTGAAAAGCGGGGTTCTCAAAGCATTCCATTATTCAGGCATGCATTCGTTGGGCGAATACTACGATGCGCTTGCAAACGGATTTACGCACTCAACGCTTTTTAAAACTTTGATTTCATTTCTGACCGTCGGAGAGACCTACTTTTTTCGGCATTTTGATGTTATAGAAAAAGAAATTCTCCCGCGGCTCGTTAAAGCCCACCATCACGACAAATCCTTACGGATCTGGAGCGCCGGATGTTCTACCGGCGAAGAGCCCTATACAGTGGCGATGGTGCTTCACAATATTATTCCTGATTTTAAAAACTGGTCTTTGACGATCGTAGGTACGGATATTAACGTAAACTCATTGTCCTATGCGAAGGAAGGGATTTACCGCCCGTGGTCGTTGCGATCCATTCCCGATTCTTACAAAAACAAATATTTTGCCAAGAAAGAAGGATTGTATTATCTCAATCCCGAGATTCGTTCGATGGTACGTTTCGATTATTTGAATCTGGTCGAAGAATGTTATCCGGCGGCCGATAATATGACCATGGAACTGGACATGATTTTGTGCCGCAACGTGACAATTTATTTTGAAGCTCAAACAACGATTCACGTGATTAACCGTTTTTACCAGGCATTGAAAGAGCGTTCCTATTTAGCCGTCGGACATGCCGAACCCAGCAGTTTGATTTATGACGCGTATGTTCCGGAAATTTATCCCGATGCGGTGTTATACCGCCGTGACTCCGCAGCCAAACGCGATTTACATTACAAGACCGGTATCCGTATTCGCCGTGAAGCGGCAGAACGTGTCAAACCGGCTTATTCCATGACCAAATCCATAACTCCGCATCTTGAAGATTTGCAGAAACAATTGCAAAAGATGCAGGACGATTTTGTTGCAATGCCTAAGCCGGAATCCTCGGCGATTCGTGAGAAGCTCAGCAAAAAAAGCGAAGAATTGTCACCGAAGGTTGAAGAAGATAAACGCCGCGGACACGATTCCGAAGCCGAACTTTTTTCTAAAGGCATCGAGCTATTTACGTTGAAAGACTTCAAAGGATCTCTGGATCACTTTATGCGGCTCCTTGACGAATATCCTTCAAATGGACGTGCCGCATACATGATTGCGCATATTCATGCTAATCTGGACAACGTAGCCGTAGCAAAAGAGTATTGCTATCGTGCGATCAACCAGGATTCACTTTTACTCGAAGCGTATTATCTTCTCGGTCTGATCTTTAAAGAAGAGAAAAACTTTGACGAGTCCATTAAAATGTTAAAAAAGGCTATCTACATTGAAGCTAATTTTGCTATAGGATATTATGAGTTGGCCGTCAATTATTTCAAAATGGAAAATACCGTGCAAGCCCGTAAATATTTGAAACAGACTGAATCTATTTTAAAATCACTGACACCGGATGAGCGCGTCGGCGTATTGGATGATCTTACGGCGCGTGAATTACGCATGATGGTGAGCATGTGGGATAAATAA
- a CDS encoding chemotaxis protein CheW produces the protein MENKKKVQLIHFNAGEKDYAVELNCVREVIRMVSFTPVSELPDFVVGVINVRGEILPVIDFMRRAGLGYGRKTLRSRILIMTIKKVNVGMMVDRVREVIEIDPSAVSNNTLADVVLDPKYIKCTFIQRDRMVIWVDIEKVLTDREYSELEKGLEYATS, from the coding sequence ATGGAAAACAAAAAGAAGGTTCAGTTAATTCATTTTAATGCCGGTGAAAAAGATTACGCTGTGGAATTGAATTGCGTAAGGGAGGTAATTCGGATGGTTTCGTTTACTCCGGTGAGTGAATTACCTGATTTTGTGGTAGGTGTCATTAACGTTCGCGGCGAAATTTTACCGGTGATCGATTTTATGCGCCGAGCTGGTTTAGGATATGGGCGGAAGACGCTCCGGAGTCGTATCCTGATTATGACGATCAAGAAAGTTAATGTCGGTATGATGGTTGATCGTGTCAGGGAAGTCATCGAAATTGATCCGTCGGCCGTTTCCAACAACACATTGGCTGACGTGGTACTCGATCCGAAATATATAAAATGTACCTTCATACAGCGGGATCGCATGGTCATCTGGGTTGATATTGAAAAAGTATTAACCGATAGAGAATATTCGGAACTGGAAAAGGGTTTGGAATATGCAACGAGTTGA
- a CDS encoding TIGR04282 family arsenosugar biosynthesis glycosyltransferase produces MKRRALIVFAKEPQAGKVKTRLCPPFTYEEAGALYRAFLKDAFEQYSRLSLPIGMDVVAFVTPNRFFFNEFLSELNVKDILVQSGSDLGDRMFTAFKNVFDQGYHHAVVIGTDHPTLPDAIIQQAFEQLDSHDGVIGPASDGGYYLLGIKQARSEYFSEIAWSTDTVFKTTRSRFDRLNETYFELPEWYDVDDIASLESMISDMADRRGAVPVHTHAFLQEIRMIPKFSERV; encoded by the coding sequence TTGAAACGGCGTGCGTTGATTGTTTTTGCCAAAGAACCGCAAGCTGGAAAAGTCAAAACCCGCTTGTGCCCGCCGTTTACCTATGAAGAAGCCGGCGCTTTGTATCGTGCATTTCTCAAAGACGCTTTTGAACAATATAGCCGTTTGTCTTTACCAATCGGGATGGATGTCGTGGCGTTTGTAACGCCGAATAGATTTTTTTTCAATGAATTTTTGAGCGAGCTGAATGTTAAAGATATTTTAGTTCAATCGGGAAGCGACTTAGGTGACCGCATGTTCACGGCTTTTAAAAATGTTTTTGATCAAGGCTATCATCATGCAGTGGTGATCGGTACCGATCATCCGACTTTACCGGATGCCATTATCCAACAGGCTTTTGAGCAATTGGATAGTCATGACGGTGTGATAGGACCTGCAAGTGACGGTGGATATTATCTATTGGGAATCAAACAAGCCAGGTCGGAATATTTTTCGGAAATAGCATGGAGCACGGATACGGTTTTTAAGACGACCCGGTCCCGTTTTGATCGGTTGAATGAAACATATTTTGAATTGCCCGAATGGTATGACGTCGACGATATCGCATCGCTTGAAAGCATGATCAGCGACATGGCCGATCGGCGAGGAGCCGTACCTGTTCACACGCATGCTTTTTTGCAGGAAATACGAATGATCCCAAAATTTTCGGAGCGAGTATAA
- a CDS encoding geranylgeranylglyceryl/heptaprenylglyceryl phosphate synthase, translated as MTVYEKLLQVRDRKGSGYLVLIDPDKKSETETLAIVEQCADAGVDGILVGSSLLLSQRFNSTIKTIKERFNIPVILFPGSTIQLSEFADAVLFLSLISGRNPEFLISTQVLGAPIIRKMALEAISTGYMLIESGKTTAAEFMSNSKPIPRDKNDIAVAHAMAGEYLGMKMIYLEAGSGAIHSVPEAMIEAVSAYVQIPVIVGGGIRTPDEARKKVEAGASFIVTGNVLENSENLDLIKEFAQAVHWKEENKMELQRFRKAK; from the coding sequence AAAAATTGCTGCAGGTTCGTGACCGGAAGGGATCGGGTTATCTCGTTCTGATCGATCCTGATAAAAAATCTGAAACCGAGACGTTGGCCATTGTCGAGCAATGTGCTGATGCAGGCGTTGATGGGATATTAGTTGGCAGCAGCCTTTTGCTTTCACAGAGATTTAATTCTACCATTAAAACGATCAAAGAACGGTTCAATATTCCGGTCATCTTGTTTCCGGGCAGTACGATCCAATTGTCTGAATTTGCCGATGCGGTATTGTTTTTATCATTGATCAGCGGACGAAACCCGGAGTTTTTAATCAGCACACAAGTGCTGGGCGCTCCGATCATTCGGAAGATGGCTTTGGAGGCAATCTCGACGGGGTATATGCTGATCGAATCGGGCAAAACAACCGCGGCCGAATTTATGAGCAATTCTAAACCTATTCCGCGCGATAAAAACGACATTGCCGTAGCGCATGCAATGGCCGGCGAATACTTGGGGATGAAAATGATTTACCTCGAAGCCGGCAGCGGCGCTATTCATTCCGTACCCGAAGCAATGATTGAAGCGGTGAGCGCGTACGTTCAGATTCCAGTGATTGTCGGCGGCGGAATCCGTACGCCCGACGAAGCGCGCAAAAAAGTCGAAGCCGGCGCGTCGTTCATCGTGACGGGCAATGTGCTCGAAAATTCAGAAAATCTCGATCTGATCAAAGAATTTGCGCAAGCCGTTCATTGGAAGGAAGAAAATAAAATGGAACTGCAACGATTCAGAAAGGCAAAGTGA